CCGGCCCAGGCCGAGCATGAGCCCGCTCGCGCCGACGATGCCCGCGCCGGGCTCGCCCCGGCTGAAGACCACGCCGTGCGTCTCCATCTCCTTGACGAGAGCGGCGTCCGTCGCCGCGCCGAGGACGCGGGGCTTCGTGACCATGCGCCCGAGCCCATAGCCGCCTAAGGTGAAGATACGGCGCACGCCGAGGGTCTTGAGCTCCTTGAGGATGAAATCGCTGAGCTCGTACTGCCCCTCCGGCGTGAGGCCCTGGTAGTCCCCCGTGAGGAAGATGATGTCCTTCCCCTTGCCCCGCTTGACGTAGTGCATCTCGTTGTTCACGAGCTTGATCTGCCCGTCGTCCTGCACGAGGACCTGGGGCGGGAAGTACTTGGAGAAGATCTCGGCGAACTTGACGCCTTTGAGCTCGTCCTTGAGGTGCTCCGCGGCGAGCTTCCCCACGTTGCCGATCCCCGGGAGTCCCTCCACGAAGATCGGGTCGTCCAGCTTGGGCTTCTCGAGGTATCGGATCAC
The Thermoplasmata archaeon genome window above contains:
- a CDS encoding proteasome assembly chaperone family protein, with protein sequence MENIVIRYLEKPKLDDPIFVEGLPGIGNVGKLAAEHLKDELKGVKFAEIFSKYFPPQVLVQDDGQIKLVNNEMHYVKRGKGKDIIFLTGDYQGLTPEGQYELSDFILKELKTLGVRRIFTLGGYGLGRMVTKPRVLGAATDAALVKEMETHGVVFSRGEPGAGIVGASGLMLGLGRLYGMEAVCLMGETSGYFVDPKSAQAVLEVLTKVLDVTISFTELESKAKQIDQITSKLRDIEAQPETPEKREDLGYIG